The Blastopirellula marina genomic sequence ACGATAGCTGCCACGCAGCAGGTGGTGACCGACAACCGATAGTCGTTTGGCAAAGTAATATTTCGACTTTCAACCGGAAAATTTTTGTCCGTCAGACAACAGCTATTGTGGCTGAAAACTACCACCAGATATCCCCTGGAAGCACTGTTTCCCCCGCTCGCGGAGTGGTTGATTAGATATCTCGCGTGAGTTGTGACTAAAATAGTTCTCCGTGCTTCCGTTCTCAGATAACCTTTTCACTCCCGTTGGAAGAATCTTGCTCATGAAGTCTTTCGTCCCGGTTTGGGCCGCTCTGCTGGTGGCCTTTGTGCTGACCTCGTTTGCCTCGGCGGAAACCAAGAAGCCCAATATCATCGTCATCATGGCCGATGACCTCGGCTACGGCGATGTCGGTTGTTATGGTGCCAAAGCCGTGCCTACGCCCCATATCGATGCGTTGGCCAGCGACGGTCTACGATTCACCAGCGGCTACTGCTCGACCTCGACCTGCACGCCTACCCGGTTTGCATTTCTGACCGGCATGTATGCCTTCCGCCAGGCCGGCACCGGCATCGCTCCGCCGAATGCGACTTCGATCATCAAGCCAGGCACCAAGACAACGCCTGAAGTCCTGCAAGAAGCTGGCTACAAGACGGCCGTCGTCGGCAAGTGGCACCTGGGTTTAGGCGAAGGAGAAGGTCCTGATTGGAATGGCGACCTAAAGCCAGGCCCGCTGGAACTGGGCTTCGACTACTGCTTCCTGCTGCCAACCACGAATGACCGCGTACCCAGCGTCTATGTTGAAAACCATCGCGTGCGTGATCTCGATCCGAGCGATCCGCTGTGGGTTGGTAACAAGAACCCCAACGATCAACCTACCGGCGTGACGGCCCGCGACACGCTGAAACTCGACTGGAGCCACGGACACAATAACACCATTCATAACGGCATCGGGCGTATCGGCTTCTTCACTGGTGGTCATGCGGCTCGCTGGCGCGACGAAGACCTGGCCGACGAATGGGTCAAGAAGTCGAACGAGTGGATCCGCGCGAACAAGGACGAACCTTTCTTCCTGTTCTTCGCTTCGCATGACCTGCACGTGCCACGAATGCCACACGAACGCTTCCAGGGTAAAACGCCCCTGGGCCTGCGTGGCGATGCCATCGTCCAGCTCGACTGGTGCGTCGGTGAAATCGTGAAGACGCTTGACGAGCTGAAGTTGACCGATAACACCCTGATCGTCTTCTGCAGCGACAACGGCCCCGTACTGGACGACGGCTACAAAGATGGTGCCGTCGAAAAGCTCGGCGACCATTTGCCGGCCGGTCCTTACCGTGGCGGTAAGTACACACCGTTTGAAGGTGGCTGCCGCACCCCGTTCATCGTCAAATGGCCCGCCGTGGTGAAGCCAGGACAAACGTCCGACAAGCTGATCACCACCACCGACCTGGGTGCGACCTTCGCTGAAATCGTCGGTCAGAAAGTTCCTGCTGGGGCACTGCCTGACAGCGAGCCGCTGGAAGCAACCCTGCTGGGTGAAGCGAGTGCCAAGGGGCGCGACTACGTGGTCGAAGAATCTCCCCGCGGCATCGGCCTGCGAAAGGGAGAGTGGAAGCTGGTTCGCCAAGGCAAGAACAAGAACCAGGACTACACGCTGTACAACCTTTCGCAAGACGCCGGCGAAGAGCACGACGTCGCCAAGCAGAACCCCGAGAAGTTCGAGGAACTGAAGAAACTGCTGGCCCAGATCGAAGCGGGCAAATAAGACGCTTGCTTCCTCAGACGAAACCATCAAAAAAGCCAGGAGTGAACCGCTCCTGGCTTTTTT encodes the following:
- a CDS encoding sulfatase family protein → MKSFVPVWAALLVAFVLTSFASAETKKPNIIVIMADDLGYGDVGCYGAKAVPTPHIDALASDGLRFTSGYCSTSTCTPTRFAFLTGMYAFRQAGTGIAPPNATSIIKPGTKTTPEVLQEAGYKTAVVGKWHLGLGEGEGPDWNGDLKPGPLELGFDYCFLLPTTNDRVPSVYVENHRVRDLDPSDPLWVGNKNPNDQPTGVTARDTLKLDWSHGHNNTIHNGIGRIGFFTGGHAARWRDEDLADEWVKKSNEWIRANKDEPFFLFFASHDLHVPRMPHERFQGKTPLGLRGDAIVQLDWCVGEIVKTLDELKLTDNTLIVFCSDNGPVLDDGYKDGAVEKLGDHLPAGPYRGGKYTPFEGGCRTPFIVKWPAVVKPGQTSDKLITTTDLGATFAEIVGQKVPAGALPDSEPLEATLLGEASAKGRDYVVEESPRGIGLRKGEWKLVRQGKNKNQDYTLYNLSQDAGEEHDVAKQNPEKFEELKKLLAQIEAGK